In Enoplosus armatus isolate fEnoArm2 chromosome 20, fEnoArm2.hap1, whole genome shotgun sequence, the sequence TAAAATGAGTGTTTCAGGGCTTTGCTAAAACGAAACACAGATGGGACAAATTCAGGTGCAAAGATCAggattgcatttttttgttgtttacacgGATATCTATGTTGTTTCGCAGGTACCATTACAAACCAGGGCCCACGGCGCTCCATCCCTGCACTGGTGTACCTGCGCGCTCTCCTGTACATCCCTGAGCTGGTGTGGGCCTGTCTGGGTGCCGTCTGGGTGTCTGATGACAGCCAAGGCTGCGACCCTGCCACTGTAGGTGCTGTCATCGCAGCAGTGGTTGCCAGGTAGGTTGTTTAGGCCATCGCTTcatcattttgtgtaatttgtcGAAGAGGTGCGCTTTGATCCggcgtctttctctctctgcgcCACAACAGCTGGATCATCCTGCTGTTCACGGGTCTGGGGGTGGTGTTTGTCTTTGACCCGCTGGGCAACCCCCGCCCTCGGCCCGCTGCCATGGAGCCGCTGGGAGTAAGAGACATGGAGAGCAGCGAGGGCACCCAGTTCCTCTCCACAGCTCGCTCCCTGGCTGTCAAGGTGTGGGAGAGCAGGCTGCGGCTCCTGTGCTGTTGCCTGCCGCAGGATGAAAGCCACCGAGCAGCATTCTCCAGCATCGCGCAGCTCGTCAGCGGATTCTTCTCTGTAAGGGGAtccccctctctttttgtctgcGTTGTCCTTTACATCTGCactcagtcagattagatgaTAGAATACGTCAAGGAAGACTGAAAGCAATTTTATAGTGTTAATTCTAAAATGACTGTCTAGTGGTGTGATACTGCCACAAATCTCACTAAGATTCTTTCtggtatggtgtgtgtgtgcgtgtgtgtgttgcaggacaCAGACCTCGTAGCCAGTGACATAGCAGCTGGTTTGGCTCTGCTGCACCAGGAGCAGGATAAGATGGAGCAAAGCCGAGACCCAGACGTCACAGTCTCTCACAGCCCTTCCTCTCCCATTGTAAGTACTGGAGTCTGTCGGCCATGCAGCTACAGTGAGACCTCTGAACAAATTGTGTGTCTTTTGCTGTTCGCAGGGAGAAGATCTGGAGACCGAGTTGGAGAAGGCAGCTCACTGTATGAAGTTTGCTGCAGCAGCTTACGGCTGGCCGATGTACGTTTACTCCAACCCCCTTACTGGGCCCTGCAAACTCAGTGGAGACTGGTAAGTTGATGTTGGGATATTTCCTTCCAATGGGGAACAAAGCATTTCACAGAGTATCCAAAATCATCCTTGTGATGGGAGATTGCTTGGCCTAAagttattatataaaaaaatatttttatttaactctAGGGAACATTCataatgatttattcattaaaaaatgacactgaaTGTATGTATTGAGAACGCTTGGATGTTTTTGTGCTTTACTAAAAAGGCTGTGTACGTTTACACACGTGTGGTTTTTACAATAATAGAGCAGAACTGAAAAATCCCAGGAAAGGAATTCTAACACGCCATACAAAATCAATTTGTTACAATGATCTACAAGCCATATCTAactgcaaaacattttaaatctatAATGCAATTTGGTCGCAGGTCCTGCCAGCACTGCCTGCCAAGCCGCATGTTCCCATCTAATCTAGAAAATCAAGTTACACGTATTAAAGAACTGAACTCTCACTCATCCTACATTTaggattattgttattagtattattGTTGGCGGCATCGCTGTCTTTGGACTTTGGATATCATGCAGCCACAGATAAATGTTAACAGCTGGTACAGGCTGCGCATATGTTCGGGAAACTCAAATCAAaaccttgtgtgttttttgtcaccAGCTGCAGGAGTCGCTCGGCCGAGTACGACATCGTTGGGGGAGACCACCTCGGCTGTCACTTTTCGTCCATCCTTCACAGCACCGGTTTGCAGTACCGAGACTTCATCTACGTCAGCTTCCACAACCAGGTAGGGGGGGATGCTCCCGCGCGTGTGTAGTTTCCCCCTCAGTGTCGGGGATTCAAAATGGTTTGTCCATATTCTGTGGAGCATGTAAGCAAAGCCGGGTTTCTTGCAGATCTATGAGATCCCCTTCTTTGTGGCTCTGGATCACAAGAGGGAGGCCGTCCTGGTGGCTGTCAGAGGAACACTGTCACTGAGGGtgagtcttttttatttttatgtattctgtgttgtttttgttgtaagtgtatttttttttttaattttttttttttttattcacaaatGTATACACACTTGCAGTGAATCTGACACTTGTTGTCCacatatgtacatgtgatttctttcGTCATCAGTCCCTCTGTACTGTGCCTTTTGTAATGCTTGCTGCTGTCCTCCTATTTCCTCTTAATGTTCAGAATCACTTCCCCATTTGTGTGGCTGCCATGGTAACTGATAGAAGAGTGTTGAAGGAGCCTGATAAATATAGGTGCTGGCTGGTGTACATCTGCCACTCCTCAAAAGAGATTAAAGTAGCGCCcgtatatataaaaagaaatgggaaGTGAGAGTGTGCCGAGTAAgtgaggggtgtgtgtgagagtgtcaACGCAtgtctgcacacatacaaacagtgAAGGTGAAAGAAAGGTGGCTGAAAATTATtgtctttctgcttctgtttatccacccccccccccaaatactCTTTAACTTATGCCTTTGACATGGGGTAATCAGTCTCCCAGTTTATTGTGTATTTCACACAGTGTCTGTCCCGCAGGATGTCCTGACAGACCTGTCTGCCGAATGCGAGAACCTGCCTATAGAAGGAGTGTCTGGGGCCTGCTACGCTCACAAGGTGACTGTCCCATTTTAACCCCAGTCTTTGCAGATGTTCACACCGGTCTCGGGcaagaaggttttttttttttttttttgtatctaaggtgtgtgttttccaaGAGATGAGTGCATCTGTGTCTCCGACTGCAGGGAATGTGCCAGGCGGCGGGTTATATCTACAAGAAGCTGGTCAATGATGGCATCCTGAACCAGGCTTTCTCCATCGCACCGGTAAGAAGCCCTGAACCACCAGATATCGTCGCACACAGGTGTTAGATCATGAATAGTTCTCTTGAGTATGCAGTGTGTTTCCATGTCCCTCTGTTTGTAGGAGTATAAACTGGTCATCACTGGTCACAGTCTGGGTGCTGGCACAGCTTCACTGCTGGCTATCCTCTTGCGCAATTCTTACCCTACCCTGCAGTGCTACTCCTTCTCTCCACCAGGGGGACTCCTGAGGTAAGACAGGAACACTTGTGCAAGTGCAAACAGCTGATGGTGTGTTTACAAGTGTTGCCGCAAATGCAAAATGCTGCTGAGCCGCCGAATCATTATgtacagttaaaaaaagaaaaaaggaatagatcatacaaattcaaatgtttgagTTATTGCATCCAAAACCAAAGTGTTACTTTGAGACATAATGTATTTGGACTTATGAGAACATGTAACGTTCTCATACCGACTGTCCTGTGTCAATTATTGGACACAGCTTCCATTGtaacagtgtatttttttttccatacaCAGTAAATCTTTAGCTGATTACTCCAAGGACTTTGTGGTCTCGGTTGTGCTGGGAAAGGATCTAGTTCCCAGGTAAGGTTTTACTGTGTATTCTTCACAGCCATTAGAACATATTGTTTAGCTAACAagtcataataaataaatattgttatgTGGACGCTGGTTAGGTCATTGTTGCAGTTTGGTTAATTGGTGACATTATTCACTGTGGATCACTGAGGgtcaatatatgtgtgtgtgtgttagctgcaCTGCAGACTCTTCAGAGGGCCAATATGAATGTGCTGTGGTGCAAAGACTATTATAGCCTCCTGTGTGATGGAGTCTATATTTGGCTCTGCCCTGTTATTACcggcacagaggaggagaaaatgagtgCAACTCACACGCTCCTTTCGCCTCTGTTCTTTTTAAGTTGTGCTTTCCCTTTGCAGTATTCCCACTCCACATCATTCTCTCTGTACAGATTAAGCATTCCCAATATGGAGGATCTGAAGAGAAGGATCCTTAAAATAGTTTCCAACTGCAATAAGCCCAAGGTAAGAGCCATTCAGTTTTACACCATGACGCCATCTTTCAGCATCTTGAGTCGTGCAAACGGTAATTTCAGACCCTTTTCTGTGTGCTCCAGTACCGCATCCTGCTGCAGGGATGCTGGTACGAGCTCTTCGGGGGAGACCCCGATGACTTCCCCACCGAGATGGAcgacaggagggaggaggagctcaGCCAGCCGCTGCTGGGGGAGGAGTCGCTGATGATTCGCCACTCGTCGTCCTATCAGAGCCTGGCGTCGGATGACTCGCCTGCCCACACAGCTGCACACTTGCCTCTCTTCCTGCCGGGGCGCATTCTGCATATCACGGAAGATGGGCCGTCACGGaggtctgtctgtcctgccGCTATTCATTGTCTTTACACATATAAGTATTGCAGTACATTACAATCTTGACGGTTTCTGGCAGCTGGTGTGTGTAGATCTACATGTTGCACACCCTGAATACCAGATGTGAGTCAGTGCCaggtggaagaaaaaaataaaggccTCAGGTTTTTTGAAATGACAATTGTGAGCTGGATTTGACCCAAACTACTTCTTTCCGTCTTCGTCCTCAGATCCTGTTTTTCCCAGGTCCGGTACCGCGCAGACTGGTCTAACGAAATGGCGTTCAGGAGTGTTTTGATCAGTCCCAGGATGCTTGCGGATCACATGCCGGATGCTGTGCTCCGCGCACTCAACAGCCTGACCAGTGACAGGCCCTTCTCCCTCTGCCCGTCGTCCCTGAACAGCAGCCAGCACAATACTATCTGAAATGCACCATAGAGACTGACTCCTTATGTCTGTGCTCCCAGACTCGACAGTATTTTAAGCCTACTCCTGTTTGTACGTAAGCCATGTGATTCTCCCCACGCTTGATCCAGGACTGTTTCAAATACTTCACGCTCTTCATTTACACCTGAAGCCCGTTTTCTAATGCAGACTTTTGGAAACTGGATTGTAATGGTAATGGGAGACCATAGGGATTGGCCTGTTGTGATCTCCACGATTCGTTAACATGCTGGAGCACAAGTACTTTGTTTAATTgcactttttaattatttaattcaaACAGTTTCCACTTTGAGTTATGAGCAACTTCAATGCCATGATCTTTGAATGTGCGTTGTGTACGATATTTGACAGTGCTACTGTTAATGACAGTGTTCGACGTTTTTTGTTTGTGCGAGTGCTGCACGGCTGGTAGAGACCGAATTTGTGCCGATGTTGTCTTCCTTCTGTGTGGGGAGGACTGAACGGCAGTCTGATCCAGAATGTGAGGATACAGGGGTAACTTTTACCCCAAAATGTGGACTGAAGCATTGCGTCTTCATTGTGTAGCAACTGTGGTTAGTCCGTCTTGTGTTTCGTGTCTTAAGACATCAGGGTGAACAGTGCCTATgcattacagaaaaacaaacaaaaaaaaaaaaacaagtcaacagAATTGCTTTACAGGAAAAAGACAGTGAATGagtgcagtgtgtttacagtaagtTTTGTTCTGCATTTTCTACAATGCAGGTTGAATAGCGCATGGtgttcagcaaaaaaaaaaaaagataagaggTAGAAAGAGTGTACTCATACATTTTGTGGGAACCTGTTTACTTGCCATGgatattacttttttttctccaggtaATGTATAATAAAGTTTGAATCAACTGATGCCTGCATAACTATTTCACATCCTCAATAGAATGCATTGGACTTGATGCAAATAAAAGCTTTTGTGAAGCACACTGTTCATcctttgattattattttttttttttccaaacagaaGGAATACAAGCAGTTCCTAACATCAGCAACAGCAACCTGTTGAACTGAATGAACCATAACTAAACTTTATGATCTATATATGGAAATTGTATGAGGAAAATTTGATTAATCCCTTCACTACAGCCATATGAGTCAATGGGAGGGGGGTGTAAATAATTGTGAAATGTGCCCAATGAAAAGATCACTGAGGATTGGTTACTGTTTTTACTCCCCATCCCTCATCAGCCCTGTTTAGCATGTGACGTAAGCGCGACGTCCCGTCACCGACACATGACATCTTCAAGTGATCCTCGTAAGCTCCCGTTTCTGAGCTCGGGCATGGTAAATTCCAGTGCAGACAGTCGATACAATATCAAAGTTGGCAATATGTTGACAACAATATATTTCTACCTTTGGCTGTGAActtatgtaaaaataaataaataaaatggtaaGTCTACACCACTGCTTTGTGCTGCAGCTTTAGAATTAAAGGGAGGAAATGTGCTGTAAACCGGTGACTGACATTATGTGGCGAGGTAACTAAatctgacaaataaaaagtggaacatgaaaatatattagAAACGTCTGTAAATGAAGGTATAGCTACAAAGAAAGTGTTTCTGTTAATCAGTTGTTGAAACGGTTTGTTCTCCGCCCCCCAAACGTCACATAACAGCAGCTATATATGAGCAACAGGACAGAATTATTCTTTCAGCCTCAACAGTATGAACTAATGAGCCGGTAGCGTTCTTTTCTGAGCACCGTAGCCTTCAACCGTTTTTACAACATTGCAGCGCTTTTAATGT encodes:
- the daglb gene encoding diacylglycerol lipase-beta; protein product: MPGIVVFGRRWGIASDDLVFPGSFELFVRVIWWIGTMILFTYHKGRFDCNGRGVLHSYLVGLLVVLALIILSLCAIVYVSARGTITNQGPRRSIPALVYLRALLYIPELVWACLGAVWVSDDSQGCDPATVGAVIAAVVASWIILLFTGLGVVFVFDPLGNPRPRPAAMEPLGVRDMESSEGTQFLSTARSLAVKVWESRLRLLCCCLPQDESHRAAFSSIAQLVSGFFSDTDLVASDIAAGLALLHQEQDKMEQSRDPDVTVSHSPSSPIGEDLETELEKAAHCMKFAAAAYGWPMYVYSNPLTGPCKLSGDCCRSRSAEYDIVGGDHLGCHFSSILHSTGLQYRDFIYVSFHNQIYEIPFFVALDHKREAVLVAVRGTLSLRDVLTDLSAECENLPIEGVSGACYAHKGMCQAAGYIYKKLVNDGILNQAFSIAPEYKLVITGHSLGAGTASLLAILLRNSYPTLQCYSFSPPGGLLSKSLADYSKDFVVSVVLGKDLVPRLSIPNMEDLKRRILKIVSNCNKPKYRILLQGCWYELFGGDPDDFPTEMDDRREEELSQPLLGEESLMIRHSSSYQSLASDDSPAHTAAHLPLFLPGRILHITEDGPSRRSCFSQVRYRADWSNEMAFRSVLISPRMLADHMPDAVLRALNSLTSDRPFSLCPSSLNSSQHNTI